From Thermomonas sp. XSG, one genomic window encodes:
- a CDS encoding response regulator transcription factor — MKTIRVLLVDDHEGFINAVVRHMRKHAWIDIAGTAANGIEAVARSESLRPDVVLMDLAMPEMGGLQATRLIKAQDAPPFVAIVSHFDDTEHREHALRAGSDAFVSKLNYMQEVLPLLEGLAGAGAGA; from the coding sequence TTGAAGACGATCAGGGTGCTGCTCGTGGATGACCACGAGGGCTTCATCAACGCGGTGGTCCGGCACATGCGCAAGCATGCGTGGATCGACATCGCAGGCACCGCGGCCAACGGCATCGAAGCGGTGGCCCGCTCCGAGTCCCTGCGTCCCGACGTGGTGCTGATGGACCTGGCCATGCCGGAAATGGGTGGATTGCAGGCCACCCGCCTGATCAAGGCACAGGACGCCCCGCCGTTCGTTGCCATCGTCAGCCATTTCGACGACACCGAACATCGCGAGCACGCGTTGCGGGCCGGCAGTGATGCCTTCGTCAGCAAGCTCAACTACATGCAGGAAGTGCTGCCGTTGCTGGAAGGCCTGGCAGGGGCCGGGGCTGGCGCATGA
- the rpoN gene encoding RNA polymerase factor sigma-54, protein MKASLQAKMGQSMTLTPQLLQSIRLLQVSSLQLEQELQQVLERNPLLEQEADEEEPVSAGDGDDAALEAAAWDELPEPMFLSGGSYTGDMDEDATTRIAAGESSDPRQRLLQQLQLRCNAHDLAMAAWWLDCCDDRGYLEGEPTELARQGAAQLRDALPEVDAESLMAVRQRLLLDGDWPGMAAADPRECLLAQLRALPASDTRTLALRMVGEQLDALARHDLAAIAERLGASAADLSAAVSLVLSLQPHPVEQPPEPEPAFIVPDVIAWRAGGGWQVRLNTRSAPRLRLCAHAEQASGHAGMRGLLDEARWLLRSLGIRNETLLKTARALVTRQQAFLEQGEEAIAPLTLKEVAEEIGVHESTVSRITTGKYIQTPRGTLELKRLFAVRLEGAEVSGAAIKAMVRRLIEDEPAHAPLADEVIAAMLARQGIRVARRTVAKYREQLSIAPARMRRREQAPAPMARLG, encoded by the coding sequence ATGAAGGCTAGCTTGCAGGCCAAGATGGGGCAGTCGATGACGCTGACCCCGCAGCTGCTGCAGTCGATCCGTCTGTTGCAGGTCAGCTCGCTGCAGCTGGAGCAGGAACTCCAGCAGGTCTTGGAACGCAACCCCCTGCTGGAACAGGAGGCGGACGAGGAAGAGCCCGTTTCCGCCGGTGATGGCGATGACGCCGCGCTGGAAGCCGCCGCCTGGGACGAGCTCCCGGAACCGATGTTCCTGTCCGGCGGCAGTTACACCGGCGATATGGATGAGGACGCCACCACGCGGATCGCCGCCGGCGAATCCAGCGACCCGCGCCAGCGCCTGTTGCAACAGCTGCAACTGCGATGCAACGCCCATGACCTGGCCATGGCCGCCTGGTGGCTGGACTGTTGCGACGACCGTGGCTATCTGGAAGGTGAACCAACGGAACTGGCACGTCAGGGTGCAGCGCAGCTGCGCGACGCCCTGCCAGAGGTCGATGCCGAAAGCCTGATGGCCGTGCGCCAGCGCCTGCTGCTGGACGGCGACTGGCCCGGCATGGCCGCTGCCGATCCGCGTGAGTGCCTGCTGGCCCAGCTGCGCGCCCTGCCCGCCAGCGACACCCGCACCCTGGCGCTGCGCATGGTCGGCGAGCAGCTGGACGCATTGGCCCGGCATGACCTTGCCGCCATCGCCGAACGGCTGGGGGCATCCGCCGCCGACCTGTCAGCGGCCGTGTCACTGGTGCTGTCGCTGCAACCGCACCCGGTGGAACAGCCACCGGAGCCGGAGCCCGCCTTCATCGTGCCGGACGTGATCGCCTGGCGCGCCGGCGGGGGCTGGCAGGTACGCCTGAACACCCGCAGCGCCCCGCGCCTGCGCCTCTGTGCGCATGCGGAGCAGGCCTCCGGTCACGCCGGCATGCGCGGGCTGCTGGACGAGGCGCGCTGGCTGCTGCGCAGCCTGGGCATCCGCAACGAAACCCTGCTCAAGACCGCGCGCGCGCTGGTCACGCGCCAGCAGGCCTTCCTGGAACAGGGCGAGGAGGCCATCGCGCCGCTCACGCTGAAGGAGGTGGCCGAGGAAATCGGGGTGCACGAATCCACCGTGTCGCGCATCACCACCGGCAAATACATCCAGACGCCCCGCGGCACCCTTGAACTCAAGCGCCTGTTCGCGGTGCGGCTGGAGGGCGCGGAGGTATCCGGTGCGGCGATCAAGGCGATGGTCCGGCGCCTGATCGAGGACGAACCGGCGCACGCGCCGCTGGCCGACGAAGTGATCGCCGCGATGCTGGCCCGGCAGGGCATCCGCGTGGCGCGGCGCACCGTGGCCAAGTATCGTGAACAGCTGTCGATCGCGCCGGCGCGGATGCGCCGCCGGGAGCAGGCACCAGCCCCGATGGCGCGGCTGGGGTGA
- a CDS encoding PilZ domain-containing protein codes for MNHERADAALFGDALACEDVQRAAFLPQTLDPAWVETTCARAEIHLSAIAVIEDSRNEEEEGTQGLALRRIEAKLDLLLTLVGSLHTQANGDSRVQLKWSAQGVRMPASSDCTEGSTGLFRMQATPWLPEPLVLPAQVIACAPGEDGTPCQWLQFGPLPESTRAALERHVFRQHRRAVAERRAQRDL; via the coding sequence ATGAATCACGAGCGCGCCGATGCTGCATTGTTCGGCGACGCGCTGGCTTGTGAAGACGTCCAGCGCGCGGCGTTCCTGCCGCAGACGCTGGATCCGGCCTGGGTGGAAACCACCTGCGCCCGCGCCGAGATCCACCTTTCGGCGATCGCCGTCATCGAGGACAGCCGCAACGAGGAAGAAGAAGGCACGCAGGGGCTGGCGCTGCGGCGCATCGAGGCCAAACTGGACCTGCTCCTGACCCTGGTCGGCAGCCTGCACACGCAGGCAAACGGCGATTCGCGCGTGCAGCTGAAATGGTCCGCGCAGGGCGTCCGCATGCCGGCCAGCAGCGACTGCACGGAGGGCAGCACCGGACTGTTCCGCATGCAGGCCACGCCCTGGCTGCCGGAGCCGCTGGTGCTGCCGGCCCAGGTCATCGCCTGTGCGCCGGGCGAGGACGGAACCCCCTGCCAGTGGCTGCAATTCGGCCCCCTCCCCGAATCCACCCGCGCAGCCCTTGAGCGCCACGTGTTCCGGCAGCATCGGCGCGCCGTCGCCGAGCGCCGCGCCCAGCGCGATCTGTAG
- the fliS gene encoding flagellar export chaperone FliS — protein sequence MNARTSAQHYRQTAVSSAVLDASPHRLVSLMLAGVRERLRLASACIEIGDLPRKGQAISEASLIIGQLDGSLDHAAGGEIADGLAALYDYSQRRLTEANVNNDVAVVQEVDGLIADIEAAWQQIDPERGR from the coding sequence ATGAACGCACGCACCTCCGCCCAGCACTATCGCCAGACCGCAGTCAGCAGCGCCGTGCTGGATGCCTCGCCGCACCGTCTGGTCAGCCTGATGCTGGCAGGGGTCCGCGAACGCCTGCGGCTCGCCAGCGCCTGCATCGAGATCGGTGATCTGCCGCGCAAGGGCCAGGCCATCAGCGAGGCCAGCCTGATCATCGGTCAGCTTGACGGCTCGCTGGACCACGCCGCCGGGGGGGAAATCGCCGACGGGCTCGCCGCCTTGTACGACTACTCCCAGCGCCGGCTGACCGAGGCCAACGTGAACAACGATGTGGCCGTGGTGCAGGAAGTCGACGGCCTGATCGCCGACATCGAGGCTGCGTGGCAGCAGATCGATCCGGAGCGCGGCAGGTGA
- the fliD gene encoding flagellar filament capping protein FliD codes for MATITSAGIGSGLNVTELVGQLVAAERAPSDNRLNAIETSTKAQISAFGSIKAALSGIESSLKKLDGTGGLPGRKATVTTDAGFTASAGTSAALGTYSVIVEKLATAHKLQSAAVTAGSHVGNGTLTLQVGSGDAFDVTIDAGKGTLADIRDAINSQAAGKGVTATLVNGNSGQVLLLSSGTTGAAGALTVTANGGDGGLSALTTGGGMTEVTAAQDAVVHVDGITRTSSSNTLSDLVDGITLTLTKAKPGEAFTLDVGSDASTLKASMLGFISAYNTALGALRTQSAAGGEGKTAGPLSGDAAPRSITASLRNAIGSNYAELNALGLKTAVDGSLSLDGSKFDAAIAANPGAVKSLLGEDADLGKNMRDMLHNYVGAQGLLADRGKSLDTRMKTVTQQRADLDARMERLEASYRRQFTALDAMMAQMQSTSSYIAQQLGALNSR; via the coding sequence ATGGCCACCATTACCAGCGCGGGCATCGGCTCGGGTCTGAATGTCACTGAACTGGTTGGCCAGCTGGTCGCGGCCGAACGCGCGCCGTCGGACAACCGGCTGAACGCCATCGAGACCTCCACCAAGGCGCAGATTTCCGCTTTCGGTTCGATCAAGGCGGCGCTCTCCGGAATCGAAAGTTCGCTGAAGAAGCTGGATGGCACCGGCGGCCTGCCCGGCCGCAAGGCGACCGTGACTACCGATGCGGGCTTCACCGCCAGCGCCGGCACCTCGGCCGCTTTGGGGACCTACTCCGTCATCGTGGAGAAGCTTGCCACCGCACACAAGCTGCAGTCCGCGGCGGTCACCGCCGGCTCTCACGTGGGCAACGGCACGTTGACCCTGCAGGTGGGCAGCGGCGACGCCTTCGACGTGACCATCGATGCCGGCAAAGGCACGCTTGCGGATATCCGTGACGCCATCAACAGCCAAGCGGCGGGCAAAGGGGTGACCGCCACCCTGGTCAACGGCAACTCCGGCCAGGTTCTGTTGCTGAGTTCGGGCACGACCGGCGCTGCCGGCGCCCTGACCGTCACTGCAAACGGTGGCGACGGCGGCCTTTCGGCACTGACGACTGGCGGCGGCATGACCGAGGTGACCGCAGCGCAAGACGCCGTGGTGCATGTGGATGGCATTACCCGCACCTCGTCTTCGAACACCCTGAGCGATCTGGTCGACGGCATCACTCTGACCCTGACCAAAGCCAAGCCCGGCGAGGCGTTCACGCTGGACGTGGGTTCCGACGCCAGCACGCTGAAAGCTTCCATGCTCGGCTTCATCAGCGCCTACAACACCGCGCTGGGTGCCCTGCGTACACAAAGCGCTGCCGGTGGCGAGGGCAAAACCGCCGGCCCGCTGAGCGGCGACGCCGCGCCACGCTCCATCACCGCGTCGCTGCGCAACGCGATCGGCAGCAACTACGCCGAGCTCAATGCACTGGGTTTGAAGACCGCGGTGGATGGGTCTCTCAGCCTGGACGGCAGCAAATTCGATGCGGCGATCGCCGCCAACCCGGGCGCGGTGAAGAGCTTGCTCGGCGAGGATGCGGATCTTGGCAAGAACATGCGCGACATGCTGCACAACTACGTGGGCGCGCAAGGGCTGCTGGCCGATCGCGGCAAGAGCCTGGACACCCGCATGAAAACGGTCACCCAGCAACGGGCAGACCTCGACGCCCGCATGGAACGCCTGGAAGCTTCATATCGCCGCCAGTTCACCGCGCTGGACGCGATGATGGCGCAGATGCAGAGCACCTCCAGCTATATCGCCCAGCAACTGGGCGCCCTCAACAGCCGCTGA
- a CDS encoding flagellar protein FlaG — protein sequence MSSIAPINAPPNGAVPASTPGAGALSRPLASAPSPEAARQASEAQIEQAAAQARSKPTASELQKQIEQVLADSRVQTNLRFRVDEDANRIVVSVVDSDTGETIVQIPDEAALTVARRLAATGRGLLDQEA from the coding sequence ATGTCCAGCATCGCGCCCATCAACGCTCCGCCTAACGGAGCCGTTCCCGCCTCGACGCCCGGCGCCGGGGCTTTGTCGCGTCCGCTTGCCAGCGCACCCTCCCCGGAGGCTGCGCGCCAGGCCAGCGAGGCCCAGATCGAACAGGCCGCCGCGCAGGCGCGCAGCAAGCCCACCGCCAGTGAACTGCAAAAGCAGATCGAGCAGGTGCTGGCGGATTCCCGCGTGCAGACAAACCTGCGCTTTCGGGTCGACGAGGACGCGAACCGCATCGTGGTGTCGGTGGTGGATTCCGACACCGGCGAAACCATCGTGCAGATCCCCGACGAGGCCGCGCTGACGGTCGCAAGGCGATTGGCCGCCACCGGCCGCGGCCTGCTTGACCAGGAAGCATGA
- a CDS encoding flagellin, whose product MSIINTNVMSLNSQRNLAANNASLGTTIQRLSSGLRINSAKDDAAGLAISERFTTQIRGLNQAARNANDGISLAQTAEGALAEIGNNLQRIRELAVQSSNATNSSTDRDALQAEVTQLQAEIQRVASQTEFNGTKLLDGNFAGQAFQVGANAGQLITVDSIASAQTSALGATNFAADVTGAAVTAGNVSGLTINGKTIGDVTVTADAAGAAKLAATINEKMDETGVYAEANGSNGVTLKSLKAGVATDVGGTITNSGLTVAVTAATTASQVDDVNISTFAGAQKAIGIMDSALTAVNSSRAELGAIQNRFSSVISNLNTTSENLSASRSRIRDTDFAKETAELTRSQILNQAGTAMLAQANQVPQSVLSLLR is encoded by the coding sequence ATGTCCATCATCAACACCAACGTGATGTCGCTGAACTCTCAGCGCAACCTCGCGGCGAACAACGCCAGCCTGGGCACCACGATCCAGCGCCTGTCCTCTGGCCTGCGCATCAACAGCGCCAAGGACGACGCCGCCGGCCTGGCGATTTCCGAGCGCTTCACCACCCAGATCCGCGGCCTGAACCAGGCGGCCCGCAACGCCAACGACGGCATCTCGCTGGCCCAGACCGCCGAAGGCGCGCTGGCCGAGATCGGCAACAACCTGCAGCGCATCCGCGAGCTGGCGGTGCAGTCGTCCAACGCCACCAACTCGTCCACCGACCGCGACGCGCTGCAGGCGGAAGTGACCCAGCTGCAGGCGGAAATCCAGCGTGTGGCCAGCCAGACCGAGTTCAACGGCACCAAGCTGCTGGACGGCAACTTCGCCGGCCAGGCCTTCCAGGTCGGCGCCAATGCCGGCCAGCTGATCACCGTCGACTCCATCGCCAGTGCGCAGACCAGCGCGCTGGGTGCCACTAACTTCGCGGCCGACGTCACTGGTGCTGCCGTCACTGCCGGCAATGTGTCCGGCCTCACCATCAACGGCAAGACCATCGGTGATGTGACTGTAACTGCTGATGCCGCTGGCGCGGCCAAACTGGCCGCCACCATCAATGAGAAGATGGATGAAACCGGGGTGTATGCGGAAGCCAACGGCAGCAACGGCGTGACCCTGAAATCGTTGAAGGCCGGCGTTGCCACTGATGTGGGCGGCACCATCACCAACAGCGGTCTCACCGTCGCCGTCACCGCCGCCACCACGGCTTCGCAAGTCGACGACGTCAACATCTCCACCTTTGCCGGCGCACAGAAGGCCATCGGGATCATGGACTCGGCCCTGACCGCGGTGAACAGCTCGCGCGCCGAACTGGGTGCGATCCAGAACCGCTTCAGCTCGGTGATCAGCAACCTGAACACCACCTCGGAAAACCTGAGCGCCTCGCGCAGCCGTATCCGCGACACCGACTTCGCCAAGGAAACCGCGGAGCTGACCCGCAGCCAGATCCTGAACCAGGCCGGCACCGCCATGCTCGCCCAGGCCAACCAGGTCCCGCAGAGCGTCCTGAGTCTGCTGCGCTAA
- a CDS encoding flagellin, producing MSIINTNVMSLNSQRNLAANNASLGTTIQRLSSGLRINSAKDDAAGLAISERFTTQIRGLNQAARNANDGISLAQTAEGALAEIGNNLQRIRELAVQSSNATNSSTDRDALQAEVTQLQAEIQRVASQTEFNGTKLLDGNFAGQAFQVGANAGQLITVDNIASAQTSALGDTLLAGVTGAAAATDVATSGLTINTVAIDNVTAQGSAASTGAAIVKAINAKTSETNVVASLNSSNEIELTSIKEGASIVVAGSNAGDGLGNATTAATSKFTSDVDISSFAGAQQAISIMDNALTAVNSSRAELGAIQNRFSSVISNLNTTSENLSASRSRIRDTDFAKETAELTRSQILNQAGTAMLAQANQVPQSVLSLLR from the coding sequence ATGTCCATCATCAACACCAACGTGATGTCGCTGAACTCTCAGCGCAACCTCGCGGCGAACAACGCCAGCCTGGGCACCACGATCCAGCGCCTGTCCTCTGGCCTGCGCATCAACAGCGCCAAGGACGACGCCGCCGGCCTGGCGATTTCCGAGCGCTTCACCACCCAGATCCGCGGCCTGAACCAGGCGGCCCGCAACGCCAACGACGGCATCTCGCTGGCCCAGACCGCCGAAGGCGCGCTGGCCGAGATCGGCAACAACCTGCAGCGCATCCGCGAGCTGGCGGTGCAGTCGTCCAACGCCACCAACTCGTCCACCGACCGCGACGCGCTGCAGGCGGAAGTGACCCAGCTGCAGGCGGAAATCCAGCGTGTGGCCAGCCAGACCGAGTTCAACGGCACCAAGCTGCTGGACGGCAACTTCGCCGGTCAGGCCTTCCAGGTCGGTGCCAATGCCGGCCAGCTGATCACCGTCGACAACATCGCCAGTGCGCAGACCAGCGCGCTGGGCGACACCTTGCTGGCCGGCGTTACCGGTGCAGCAGCAGCGACGGACGTGGCGACTAGTGGCCTCACCATCAACACCGTGGCGATCGACAACGTGACGGCGCAGGGCAGCGCTGCCAGCACTGGCGCCGCGATCGTGAAAGCGATTAACGCCAAGACGAGTGAAACGAATGTGGTGGCCAGCCTCAACTCCAGCAATGAAATCGAGCTGACTTCCATTAAGGAAGGTGCCAGCATCGTGGTTGCCGGCTCCAACGCTGGTGACGGCCTCGGCAACGCGACCACCGCCGCAACGTCCAAGTTCACCAGCGACGTGGATATCTCCAGCTTTGCTGGCGCCCAGCAGGCGATTTCCATCATGGACAACGCCCTGACCGCGGTGAACAGCTCGCGCGCCGAACTGGGTGCGATCCAGAACCGCTTCAGCTCGGTGATCAGCAACCTGAACACCACCTCGGAAAACCTGAGCGCCTCGCGCAGCCGCATCCGCGACACCGACTTCGCCAAGGAAACCGCGGAACTGACCCGCAGCCAGATCCTCAACCAGGCCGGCACCGCCATGCTCGCCCAGGCCAACCAGGTCCCGCAGAGCGTCCTGAGCCTGCTGCGCTAA
- a CDS encoding flagellin, with translation MSIINTNVMSLNSQRNLAANNASLGTTIQRLSSGLRINSAKDDAAGLAISERFTTQIRGLNQAARNANDGISLAQTAEGALAEIGNNLQRIRELAVQSSNATNSSTDRDALQAEVTQLQAEIQRVASQTEFNGTKLLDGNFAGQAFQVGANAGQLITVDSIASAQTSALGATLFADATYQRADASADGDTDGAYGVAAQTIAAFTVTANGKTTNFAQIDVPLIADDTYATQAEATLAGRNAAGNAIVAAINAKSAEAGVVASIDSATGTVTMSSLQSGEVGDQITSTLAGGTFTNTALAAGDATYVSSVDISSFAGAQKAISIMDSALTAVNSSRAELGAIQNRFSSVISNLNTTSENLSASRSRIRDTDFAKETAELTRSQILNQAGTAMLAQANQVPQSVLSLLR, from the coding sequence ATGTCCATCATCAACACCAACGTGATGTCGCTGAACTCTCAGCGCAACCTCGCGGCGAACAACGCCAGCCTGGGCACCACGATCCAGCGCCTGTCCTCTGGCCTGCGCATCAACAGCGCCAAGGACGACGCCGCCGGCCTGGCGATTTCCGAGCGCTTCACCACCCAGATCCGCGGCCTGAACCAGGCGGCCCGCAACGCCAACGACGGCATCTCGCTGGCCCAGACCGCCGAAGGCGCGCTGGCCGAGATCGGCAACAACCTGCAGCGCATCCGCGAGCTGGCGGTGCAGTCGTCCAACGCCACCAACTCGTCCACCGACCGCGACGCGCTGCAGGCGGAAGTGACCCAGCTGCAGGCGGAAATCCAGCGTGTGGCCAGCCAGACCGAGTTCAACGGCACCAAGCTGCTGGACGGCAACTTCGCCGGCCAGGCCTTCCAGGTCGGCGCCAATGCCGGCCAGCTGATCACCGTCGACTCCATCGCCAGTGCGCAGACCAGTGCACTGGGTGCCACGCTGTTTGCGGATGCCACGTATCAGCGCGCTGACGCATCAGCCGACGGCGACACTGACGGTGCATATGGCGTGGCAGCGCAAACAATTGCGGCTTTCACGGTTACTGCGAATGGAAAAACCACCAATTTCGCGCAGATCGACGTGCCCCTCATTGCGGATGACACCTACGCAACTCAAGCCGAGGCGACGCTCGCGGGCCGCAACGCCGCAGGTAATGCAATTGTTGCAGCGATCAACGCCAAGTCCGCCGAAGCCGGCGTGGTGGCGTCGATCGACAGCGCCACCGGCACCGTGACCATGAGCTCGCTGCAATCGGGCGAAGTGGGTGACCAGATCACCTCGACGCTGGCGGGCGGCACTTTCACGAACACCGCACTGGCCGCGGGCGATGCCACCTACGTCAGCAGCGTCGACATCTCCAGCTTCGCTGGCGCCCAGAAGGCCATCTCCATCATGGATTCGGCCCTGACCGCGGTGAACAGCTCGCGCGCCGAACTGGGCGCGATCCAGAACCGCTTCAGCTCGGTGATCAGCAACCTGAACACCACCTCGGAAAACCTGAGCGCCTCGCGCAGCCGCATCCGCGACACCGACTTCGCCAAGGAAACCGCGGAACTGACCCGCAGCCAGATCCTCAACCAGGCCGGCACCGCCATGCTCGCCCAGGCCAACCAGGTCCCGCAGAGCGTCCTGAGCCTGCTGCGCTAA
- a CDS encoding flagellin — translation MSIINTNVMSLNSQRNLAANNASLGTTIQRLSSGMRINSAKDDAAGLAISERFTTQIRGLNQAARNANDGISLAQTAEGAMAEIGNNLQRIRELAVQSSNATNSSTDRDALQAEVTQLQAEIQRVASQTEFNGTKLLDGNFAGQAFQVGANAGQLITVDSIASAQTSALGNGNFAADVDGAALTAGTVSGLTINGKTIEDVTVTADAAGAAKLAAAINKRSGDTGVFAIVDGATVNLQALKADTDTVVGGTVANSGLTAATTAASAGTATQVEDLNISTFLGAQRAISIADKALTAVNSSRAELGAIQNRFSSVISNLNTTSENLSASRSRIRDTDFAKETAELTRSQILNQAGTAMLAQANQVPQSVLSLLR, via the coding sequence ATGTCCATCATCAACACCAACGTGATGTCGCTGAACTCTCAGCGCAACCTCGCGGCGAACAACGCCAGCCTGGGCACCACGATCCAGCGCCTGTCCTCGGGCATGCGCATCAACAGCGCCAAGGATGACGCCGCCGGCCTCGCCATTTCCGAGCGCTTCACCACCCAGATCCGCGGCCTGAACCAGGCGGCCCGCAACGCCAACGACGGCATCTCGCTGGCCCAGACCGCCGAAGGCGCGATGGCCGAGATCGGCAACAACCTGCAGCGCATCCGCGAGCTGGCGGTGCAGTCGTCCAACGCCACCAACTCGTCCACCGACCGCGACGCGCTGCAGGCGGAAGTGACCCAGCTGCAGGCGGAAATCCAGCGCGTGGCCAGCCAGACCGAGTTCAACGGCACCAAGCTGCTGGACGGCAACTTTGCCGGCCAGGCCTTCCAGGTCGGCGCCAATGCCGGCCAGCTGATCACCGTCGACTCCATCGCCAGCGCGCAGACCAGCGCACTCGGCAACGGCAACTTTGCAGCTGACGTCGATGGCGCTGCATTGACTGCCGGTACCGTGTCGGGCCTGACCATCAATGGCAAGACAATCGAAGATGTGACCGTCACTGCTGACGCCGCCGGTGCGGCCAAGCTGGCAGCAGCAATCAACAAGAGGTCTGGTGATACCGGCGTGTTCGCCATCGTCGATGGCGCCACCGTGAATCTGCAAGCGCTGAAAGCCGATACCGATACCGTTGTCGGCGGCACTGTGGCCAACAGCGGTCTCACCGCAGCGACGACCGCCGCTTCGGCCGGCACAGCCACCCAAGTCGAAGACCTCAACATCTCCACCTTCCTCGGTGCGCAGCGTGCGATCTCGATCGCCGACAAGGCCCTGACCGCGGTGAACAGCTCGCGCGCCGAGCTGGGTGCGATCCAGAACCGCTTCAGCTCGGTGATCAGCAACCTGAACACCACCTCGGAAAACCTGAGCGCCTCGCGCAGCCGCATCCGCGACACCGACTTCGCCAAGGAAACCGCGGAACTGACCCGCAGCCAGATCCTCAACCAGGCCGGCACCGCCATGCTCGCCCAGGCCAACCAGGTCCCGCAGAGCGTCCTGAGCCTGCTGCGCTAA
- the flgL gene encoding flagellar hook-associated protein FlgL, translated as MTLRLSTQSLYMQGLNSLLGRQSEIGRLQQQISSGVKLTQGKDDPVGMATAQRLDHLQAALTQYGSNAQRVDHRLRMQENALVDANDSLTRARELAIQANSGALGPDDRKAIATEVLQLRRNLLDIANRDDGNGRRLFAGTRDGVIPFTDNAGSVIYHGDDGRNAVEVGPDVAIEDGDPGSAVFLRVRTGDGYARGSAGAGNTGSGLLNSAQATDASTWNGDTLTLRFTAPDAYEIVDAGGNPLAPPVTGSWTSGSAVPPPSSGLGVEFRISGSPATGDTFSVETAPNQDVFATLQAFADALMLPGGSPADNARRANAFGSAIGDITTAQGHMLSLRSGVGARMNDIDTADDGRSLQSLTLSESLASLRETNLAEAISRLNMQMLALEAAQKTMLQTQGMSLFNKL; from the coding sequence ATGACCCTGCGCCTGTCCACCCAGAGCCTGTACATGCAAGGCCTGAACAGCCTGCTCGGCCGGCAGAGTGAAATCGGCCGCCTGCAGCAGCAGATCAGCAGCGGCGTCAAGCTCACCCAGGGCAAGGATGATCCCGTGGGCATGGCCACGGCCCAGCGCCTGGACCACCTGCAGGCCGCGCTGACCCAGTACGGCAGCAATGCCCAGCGCGTGGACCACCGCCTGCGCATGCAGGAAAACGCGCTGGTCGATGCCAACGACAGCCTCACCCGTGCCCGCGAACTGGCCATCCAGGCCAACAGCGGCGCGCTGGGGCCGGATGATCGCAAGGCCATCGCCACCGAAGTGCTGCAGCTGCGCCGCAACCTGCTGGACATCGCCAACCGCGATGACGGCAACGGCCGACGCCTGTTCGCCGGCACCCGCGATGGCGTGATCCCTTTCACCGACAACGCCGGCAGCGTGATCTACCACGGCGACGACGGCCGCAACGCGGTGGAGGTGGGGCCGGATGTCGCCATCGAGGACGGCGACCCCGGCAGCGCGGTGTTCCTGCGCGTGCGCACCGGCGACGGCTACGCCCGCGGCAGCGCCGGCGCCGGCAACACCGGCAGCGGCCTGCTGAACAGCGCGCAGGCCACCGACGCCAGCACCTGGAACGGCGACACCCTGACCCTGCGCTTCACCGCCCCCGATGCCTACGAAATCGTCGACGCCGGCGGCAATCCGCTGGCGCCGCCAGTGACCGGCAGCTGGACCAGCGGCAGCGCCGTGCCACCGCCATCGTCAGGGCTCGGCGTGGAGTTCAGGATCAGCGGCAGCCCCGCTACCGGCGACACTTTCAGCGTGGAAACCGCGCCCAACCAGGATGTATTCGCCACCCTGCAGGCGTTCGCCGACGCACTCATGCTTCCGGGCGGCAGTCCGGCCGACAACGCCCGTCGCGCCAACGCCTTCGGCAGCGCCATCGGCGACATCACCACCGCGCAGGGCCACATGCTGTCGTTGCGTTCCGGCGTCGGCGCCCGCATGAACGACATCGACACCGCCGACGACGGCCGCAGCCTGCAGAGCCTCACCCTGTCGGAATCGCTGGCCAGCCTGCGCGAAACCAACCTGGCCGAAGCCATCAGCCGCCTCAACATGCAGATGCTGGCGCTGGAAGCCGCGCAGAAGACCATGCTGCAGACGCAGGGCATGTCGCTGTTCAACAAGCTCTGA